The sequence GACCTTCCGGTGGCAGGAGGACCTGCAGGACGCCTTCGTAGCTCTTGCCGTGGGATTTGCCTCGGCTGCGGGAATACTCTTCCTCCTGGACATCGTAACGGCCGATACGAGTCTCGACGACGCGATAGGAAAAGTCGGCATCCAGGCTATCCCCGGCAGCATCGGGGCCATGCTGGCGAGAACCCAGCTGGGTGGAGGAAAAGCGCAACCACGGGAGAGGAGGGAGAGCCACCGGTACCTGGGGGAGCTCTTCCTCATGGGTGTCGGAGCCGTGTATCTCGCCCTCAATGTGGCGCCGACGGAGGAGATGCTGCTGCTCTCCTACAAAATGTCCGGCTGGCACACGGTCGCCCTTGCACTGGTATCGATGCTCCTGCTCCATGCCTTTGTCTATGCCGTCGAGTTCCGCGGCCATGCAACGGTCCCGGAGGGCACGCCGCTCTGGAGCGTCTTCCTCCGCTTCACCGTGGTCGGCTATGCCGTGGCCCTCCTGATCAGCCTCTACCTGCTCTGGACCTTCGGGAGGCTGGAGGGCACAGCGGTGTTCGAAACCATCGAAGCAGTGTTCGTGCTCGGCTTTCCCGCAGCACTCGGCGCTGCTGTTGCGCGGCTCGTGCTCTGAGGGAAAGACCGCGAAAAGGGGGGCGTCATGGCGAGTGACAAGGGTCAGCACCAGAGGGAGAGTACACCGTTTTGGGAATGGGTGGTGACCGGTATCGGCATCGTGCTGGTGCTCGGCTCCCTGAGCTTCCTGCTCTACAGAGAGCTCACCGGGGGCGAATCACCGCCGGATATCAGCGTGCAGGCGGGTGCAGTTCACAACGCCTCTACCACCTTTCTCGTTACGTTCCGCGCAATCAACAAGGGAGGCTCGACCGCCTCGAAGCTCAGGATCGAAGGGAGGCTCACTCTGAACGGAAAAACGGTAGAGACGAGCGAGGCGCTCCTCGACTATCTTCCCGCACATTCGGAACGCAAGGGCGGGCTCTTCTTTTCGCACGATCCGCGCCGCTTCGATATCGAGCTGCGGCCCACAGGATACGAAAAACCTTAAAAGAGAGAAGGGAGCTCAAGCGTGGCGGACAAAGCACCAACAGCAGTAACCCGGCCGCTCCCGCAGGGCGCTGTCGACCACGGCGGCGGAACGGTAACGTTCGTCCTCTATGCTCCGGGCAAGAGCTCGGTCCGCCTCGTCGGGAGTTTCAACGGATGGGACCGCGAGGCTGATCCGATGGAAGAGGCTGAAGAGGGCCTCTGGTGGACCGAAAAGCAGCTCTCTTCCGGAACCTACCAGTACCGGTATCTCGTTGACAGCGGCCTGGCGATTTGCGATCCCTATGCCCGCGCCGCGGGTCGGGACCCGGAGAGCGGCGAGCCCTGCTCCGTCCTCATTGCAGGGCAGAGGCCTTACCGGTGGCAGCACGCAACCTGGGACCGCCCGGCATTCAAAGACCTCATCATCTATGAGCTGAACATCAGGGACTTCAGTCCGGAGGGGAACTTCAAGGGAGTGGTCGAACGCTTCGACTATCTGGAAGACCTCGGCATCACTGCTATCGAGCTGATGCCTGTCCTCACTGCAGAAGGCGGCGAGGGATGGGGGTATGACCCTACGGACTTCTTCGCGGTCAACAGCGCCTTCGGCACCGCCGACGAGCTCCGCTCGCTCATCGATACGGCCCACAGCCGCGGCATCGGCGTGGTCCTCGATATCGTCCTCGCCCATACGAGCAGAGGACATCCTTTCGCAAAGCTCTATCCCCTTGAGGAGAGTCCGTGGTACGGTCCCGGCCTCGGCGAGCCGAACCATTTCGGCTTTCCCTCGCTCGACTACACCAAGAGAGCAACTCAGGAATTCGCCCGCGATGTCATCACCTACTGGCTGCAGGAGTTCCGCTTCGACGGGCTGCGGTTCGACTATCTTTACGGAATAGGAGCGAAAGACGGCTGCGGTATCCCCTTCCTGGCGCGCTGCGGGAGGGAGGCAGATCCGGAGGCATGGCTCATTGCGGAGCACAGCCCCGAGAGGCCGAGGCTCATCGTCGAGAGCGGGTTCGACGGTTCCTGGCATGTCATCGCCCGCTATGCCCTCGTGGCGCTCCTCAGGCAGGGGCAGCTCGACGAGCACAACTGGAACGAATTCGAAAAGGTGACCAGTTACTTCGATCCCCGGAGCACCGGTTACGATACCGTCTGGCGGGCCGTAAACTTCCTCGAGAGCCACGATGAAGAACGGATCATCCACGATACGCGCGTGGTCGGCCTTACCGAAGAGGAAGCATACCGCAAGGCGGCGCTCGGGGCGACGGTAATCATGACGCTGCCCGGCGAGCCCATGCTCCTCAACGGGCAGGAGTGGGGAGAGGATACCCAGAAGACGCTCGAACGGAACCCCCTCCACTGGGATAAGCTCGAAACCGATGCGGGCCGGCAGCTCTATGAGCATGTTCGCGCACTCTGCCGCCTGCGAAAGGAATCTCCGGCGCTCCGCTCAGCGAACTACTCGGTGGCGGCGCGGTACAGCGGCCAGAAGACGCTCGTCTACCGCCGCTGGGATGACCGGGGCAACGACGCCCTCGTTGCGGTCAACTTCTCTCCCCGCGAGCAGCCGGTCTTCATTCCCTTTCCCCGTCCCGGAACCTGGCGGGAGGCGCTCACGGGTACGGGCATCACCACGACCGGCGACGTCACCACCTCCCTCGCCCCCTCGAGCGCACGGGTATTCATTTGGGAGAGGCAAGGCGCTTGATCTTCTCTCCTTTTCTGCTACAATTTAAACAGGTGTTATATCTTTTTGTCTGCTATCCGCGGCTTCCAGCTCAGCAATAACCAGGCGACTGTTCCCTGCTGTATGGTCGTACACTCTTTCCTTATTCACTCGATGCGCAGAAGAGGAGGGTATGATGGAGCGCTACATCTGTATTCACGGTCATTTCTACCAGCCGCCGCGCGAAAACCCCTGGCTCGAGACGGTCGAGGTGCAGGATTCGGCGTACCCCTATCATGACTGGAACGAGCGCATCACCGCCGAATGCTATGCCCCGAACGCCGCCTCCCGGCTCCTCGACGGCGAGGGAAGAATCCTCGGCATCGTCAACAACTACTCGAGCATAAGCTATAACTTCGGGCCGACGCTCCTGTCGTGGATGGAAAAGAGCCAGCCCGAGGCGTACCAGAGCATCATCGAATCGGACAGGCTCAGCCGGGAGCGCTTCTCGGGCCACGGCTCGGCCCTCGCGCAGTGCTACAACCATATGATCATGCCCCTCGCCAATACGCGCGACAAACGGACCCAGGTGATATGGGGAATACGGGACTTCAAGAGGCGCTTCGGAAGAGACCCCGAAGGCATGTGGCTGCCCGAGACCGCGGTGGATACCGAGACCCTCGACACTCTCGCCGAGCAGGGCATCGCCTTCACCATCCTCGCCCCGCGCCAGGCGAAGGAGGTGAGGAGACTGGAGAAGAATGCCGAGTGGCAGAGCGTAGAGGGGGGGCGCATCGACCCCACCACCGTCTATCTCTGCAACCTTCCCTCGGGAAGAACGATACACCTCTTTTTCTATGACGGCCCTATATCGCAGGGCATTGCTTTCGAAGGCATGCTGACGAGCGGCGAGGTCTTTGCCGGACGGCTGCTGAGCGCCTTCACCGACGACGGCGCGAGAGACTGGCCCCAACTCGTCCATATCGCGACCGACGGCGAGACCTACGGTCACCACCACCGTTTCGGCGACATGGCGCTGGCGTTCTGCATTCACCATATCGAGTCGAATGACCTCGCCACGATCACTACCTACGGCGAATTCCTGGCGAGCCACCCGCCGACCCACGAGGTCCGCATCTTCGACAACTCCTCCTGGAGCTGCATCCATGGGGTCGAACGGTGGCGGAGCGACTGCGGCTGCAACTCGGGCATGCATGGCGGCTGGCACCAGAAGTGGCGCAGGCCGCTGCGCGAAGCGCTCGACACGGTGCGCGATCAGCTCATTCCCGCCTACCAGCACGAGGCCGCAAAGTATCTCAAGGACCCCTGGGCAGCCCGGGACGACTACATCGATGTCGTCCTCGACCGTTCCGTCGACAACGTCGAGCGGTTCCTGAAAGCGCATGCATCCAAAGAGCTTTCAGCCGAAGAGAAGCGGCGTGTCCTGAAGCTCCTCGAAGCACAGCGCCATGCGATGCTCATGTATACGAGCTGCGGCTGGTTCTTCGACGAGATCTCGGGCATCGAGACGGTCCAGGTCCTGGCCTACGCGGCAAAGGCGATCCAACGTTCCGAGGAGGTCTTCAGTCTCTCCCTCGAGCAGCAGTTCGTCGACGCCCTGAAGCTGGCGCCGAGCAATGTCCTCCCGAGCGGCGCCGAGGTTTACGAACGGTACGTCAAGCCCGCAAAGATCGACCTCTTCAGGATCGCCGCCCACTACGCGATATCGTCGCTCTTCGAGGAGTATCCCGAGTCGATGTGCATCTTCAACCACACGGTGGATACGGGAAATTACGAGAAAGTGAAGACAGGAAAATTCACCCTCGCCGCCGGCAAGGCGCATATCCGGTCGGATTATACCTGGGACGAGGATACGGTCACCTTTGCGGTGCTCCACCTCGGCGACCACAACGTCAACGGAGGGGTGAGGAGCTTCAGGGGTCCCGATGCCTTTGCCGCCATGCAGCAGGAGGTACGTGCCGCGTTCGAGCGGGGCGATGCGACAGAGGTGATCCAGCTCATGGACTCCCACTTCGGGGTCAATAACTTTTCGCTCTGGCATCTCTTCAGGGATGAGCAGAGGAAAGTTATCGATAATATCCTCGAAGCGACCCACTCGGGCATCGAGGCGTCCTACCGCCAAATATACGAGCTCAACAGCCCGGTCATGAACTTCCTCAGCGCCACCAATATCCCGCTCCCCGCACCGATCGTCCTCGCTTCCGGGTATATCGTCAATCTCGATATGAAGCGCCTCTTCAAGACCGGAGAGATCGACCTCGAAAAGCTCGACCGCCTGATCCAGGAGTCGCAGCGGTGGTCGCTCACCCTCGACAAGCCCGGAATCGCCTATACGGTATCCGCCTGGGCGAACACGCTTATGGATACGGTCTCACAGGATGCGGAGAACCTCGATCATTTCGATAAAGCCATAAAAGCACTCAGGGCGATCGAACCTCTCGATCTGGACCTCACGCTCTGGAAGGCGCAGAATACCTTTTACGGGCTCAAGGAGGCGCTGCTCGGCGCCATGCAGGAGAGGGCGAAGGGCGGCGACGAGGCTGCAGAGCGCTGGATCGAGCGCTTCTGCGAACTGAGCAGTCACCTGCGCGTCATGTGCACGCTCGAAAAGGCAGAGCCGTCACCGACGCCGGCTATTGCATAAGCCCGGCATAACGATTTCCGGAAGAGGTGTTCGATGGAGCGCTACCTCTGCATTCACGGTCATTTCTACCAGCCGCCGCGCGAGAACCCCTGGCTCGAGACGGTCGAGGTGCAGGACTCGGCCTATCCCTACCACGACTGGAACGAGCGCATCACCGCCGAATGCTACCGGCCCAATGCCGCTGCCCGGCTCATGAACAAGGCGGGAAAGATCGCCGGCATCTTCAATAACTACGCGCATATGAGCTTCAACTTCGGGCCGACGCTCCTGTCGTGGATGGAGGAGAACGAGCCCGGGACGTACGAGCTTATCATAGCGGCGGACAAGCTCAGCCGGGAGCGCTTCTCGGGCCACGGCTCAGCCCTTGCGCAGATCTACAACCACGTCATCATGCCCCTCGCCGCGCCCCGCGATAAGCGCACCCAGGTGGTGTGGGGCGTCGAAGACTTCCGGAAGCGCTTCGGCCGCGATCCCGAGGGAATGTGGCTCCCCGAGTGCGCCGCCGATTCCGAGACCCTCGATATCCTCGCCGAGCACGGCATCGCCTTCACCATCCTCGCGCCCTGGCAGGGCACCCATATCAGGAGGATAGGCGGCGCCGCGGAGTGGCAGGAGGTCGAGTGGGGAGCGATCGATACCACCATTCCCTACCGCTGCACCCTCCCGTCGGGCAGATCGATAACGCTCTTCTTCTACGAGGGCTCGACCGCCTATGCGATCGCCGGGGCCGGGCTCCTCAAGAGAAGCGATGCGGGCGACGCCTTTGTCGAGCGCCTGACCGGAATATTCAAGCCCGGCAGCGCGCCGGTCCAGCTCGCCCATATCGCAAATGACGGCGAATCCTACGGCCACCACCACAAATTCGGCGACATGGCGCTCGCCTACTGCCTGCACACCATAGAGTCGAAGGGTCTTGCGAAGCTCACCAACTACGCCGAGTTCCTCGAGAAGCACCCGCCGACCCACGAGGTGCGGCTCCGCGAAAATTCCTCCTGGAGCTGTGTCCATGGCGTCGAACGGTGGCGGAGCGACTGCGGCTGCAACTCGGGACAGTTCCCCCGCTGGCACCAGAAGTGGCGGAGACCCCTCCGCGATGCCCTGGACGAGCTGCGCGACGAGCTGATCCCCGCCTACGAGCACGATATGCGGGATTATGTGCGAGACCCCTGGGCGATGCGGGATGCTTACATCGGCTGCATCCTCGACCGCTCGCGGGAAAACGTCGACCGATTCATCAGCCGGCACGCCCTTTGGGCACTCTCCGCCGAAGAAACGACGAGGGTCCTCAAGCTGCTCGAGCTCCAGCGGCATGCGATGGCGATGTATACGAGCTGCGGCTGGTTTTATGATGAGGTTTCGGGGCTCGAGACCGTTCAGGTGATGAAGTATGCCGCGCGGGCGATGCAGCGGGCAGCCGAGCTCTTCGGCTACTCTCTCGAACCGAATTTTATCACCGACCTCGAGAAAGCGCCGAGCAACTACGACGCCCATGCAGCGGAGAGCTACGAGCGCCTGGTCGTCCCTTCGAAAGTGGACCTCTCCCGCGTTACCGCGCACTATGCCATCGCCTCGCTCTTCAAAGAGGCCCCGGAACATATGAAGATTTATAACTTCACCCTCGAGAGCGCCCCCTACCGGAGAATGAAGAGCGGCAAGTTCACCCTCGCCACCGGGATCGTCCATACCGCCGCGGACTTTACCCGGGAGAGGGCGACGAAGTGCTTTGCCGTACTTCACTTCGGCGACCACAGCTTCAAGACCGGCATCCGGGACTTCTCGGCGGGTGACGGCTTCGCCGCTATCAGCGGCAGCATCATTGCTGCCTTCGAGAGGGGCGCGGCGACAGAGGTCATGCGCATCATCGAAAAGCACTTCGGGGCGACGAACTACTCGCTCGCGCACCTCTTCAGGGATGAGCAGAGGAAGATCATCGACCATATCCTCGAGTCGACCCATACCGGCATCGAAGCGGAGTTCAGGGAGATTTACGAGCGGAGCAGCCCGGTGATGAACTTCCTCAGCGCCCTCGAGATCGCCCTGCCCCCGGTAATGCGCGTCGCAGCAGAGCATATCATCAATGTCGATATGAAGAGAGGCCTCTCGGCCGAAGCGGTCGATACCGAACGGCTCGACCGCCTCATAAAAGAGAGCCGGAGATGGGGGATCCCCCTCGATACGGAAGCCCTCTCCTATCTCGTGCCCCGATGGCTGCATGCCGCGATGGAGCGTATCGTTCGTGACTGCGGCCGGAATGGAGACGGACGGGAGGGAGCGATCCTGGAGAACGCCAGTGCCGTGGCCGGCCTCGTGGCGCCGCTCGACCTTGCGATGAACCTCTGGCTGCCCCAGAACAGTTACTTTCTTCTCAGGGAGACCTTCTATCCCGGGATACGGAAGAAAGCGGCAGAAGGAGATCCTGCTGCCCGGCGGAGCGCAGAGGCGTTCGGCAGGCTGGGAAGCTACCTGAATATAGACGTTTCATAAAGGGGCGCGCCTACTTGATGACCAGGACCTCGACATCGCCCGTCTTGCGCACGATCTCGACGCTCACATTGAAGCGGTGCCTCCTGAGCACAACGTCGAGGCTGCCGCTGTTGATCGAGAGCCCTGTCAGCCGGACCTCCTGCAGGAACTCCGGGAGGGTCGGATGCCTGAAGATCACGCGATCGGGCTGCTCGAGAGAGAGCCCGAGGCAGGCCTGGAGCAGCATGAAGACCGTGCCCGCTGCCCAGGCCTGCGGCATGCAGGCGACGGGATAGAGCGTCGGGCCGTCTTCGGGCCGGCGGTGAAACCCGCAGAAGAGCTCCGGCAGCCGGCGCTGGTCGAAATACTTCGAGGCGTCGAAGAGGCTGTTGAATATCTTGAGCAGTGCATCCATCAGGCCGTACCGGGCAAATCCCATCGCGATAAGTGCGTTATCATGCGGCCAGATAGAGCCGTTATGATATGACATGGGATTGTACTTTGCCTCGGTCGATGCCGCCGTCCGGATCCCCCATCCTGAAAAGAAGTCGTCGGAGAGGAGGATATCCGCGAGCCGGTATACCCGCTCGTCCGAAGCGATGCCGGTGAAGATGCAGTGGCCGGCGTTCGAGGTCCGCACCCTGCAGGGCTGCTTCCTGCCGTCGAGCGCGATCGCATAAATGCCGAGATCGTCGAGCCAGAAGGCGCGCTCGAACCGTTCTCTCAGTATCTCGGCATCGGTGGCGAGCGCCCGGGAGAGCCCTTCATCGCCGAGCAGCGTCGCCAGCATCGAGGCCTCGTTCTTTGCGGCATAGACATACCCCTGTACCTCGCAGAGGGCGATCGGTCCCTCAGCCAGTCTGCCGTCGGCATGGAAAACGGAGTCGCTCGAGTCTTTCCACCCCTGGTTGGCGAGGCCCCGCTCGGTGCGCCGGCCGTATTCAACGAATCCGTCGCCGTCAACATCCCCGTGCTCGTTGATCCACCGGAGGGCGTTCTTGATATGCGGCCAGATCTTCCTCACCAGCTCCAGGTCGCCCGTACGGCGGTAGTACGCACCGGCGAGCATTACGAAGAGGGGCGTCGAATCGACGCTGCCGTAGTACCTGCCGAAGGGGATCTCGCCGAGGGCCGCCATTTCGCCGAAGCGCACCTCGTGAATGATCTTGCCCGGCTCGGCATCGTTCTCGGGTTCGAAGGTCTCGGCCTGGTTCGACGCGAGATAGAGGAGCACGTCGCGCGCGACCTGCGGCTCGAACCAGAGGGTCTGGAGGGCGGTGATGATGCCGTCCCTGCCGAAGGCTGCATTGAACCACGGGACCCCGGCATAAGGGTAAATGCCCTGCTGCGTATCGGTCAGCATCATATGGATATCGTCAAGGGAGGTCGAGAACCATGCATTGAACTGCTCGTTGGCAGTGCATACCCTGCAGGCCCTCTCATTCAGCATCTTGTAGCGCTCGTCCGTCAAGGTGAGTGCATGCTTCCAGTAGAGCTCTTCGGTGCGGTCGAACTGGTGGGTGACCTGGAGCAGCTCCCGGCACTTCGGGATCAGGCGGAGCTCGAAGGTCGCTGTGGTGCTGTCTATGGCGACGGGCGGGACCGAAAAGGCGATCCTCGTGGTGCGCGTCCGGTCGTCGAGCCCGCGATAGGAGAGCGTGATATCCTGCCTGCCCATCCGGGGCGGAAGGAGCTCTCCCCGCTGCAGCCGTTTGATGCCCCGCACCTCGAAGATGTCCTCGAAGTCCGCCTCGAAGACGAGGTTCACCCGTACGGTCATGGGGTCGAGCCCGAAATTGATGAAATAGATATTCTCGAAGCAGTTCCCGTCCCAGAGGAATTTCGAGCGGTGCAGGTGGATGGTGTCGCGGGGAATCATCAAGGAGTCGAGCACGATGTCGGGATTGGTGAGGTCTGCCGACAGGATATGGTTATCTTTGCGGATGCCGGAGCTCAGGAAGAGCGGCCGGCGGCCTTCGAGCAGGAGCTCCCACCTGCTCAGGTAGCGGGTCCCTTTATGATAGAGCCCCTGCTCTTCCATGCCGAGCTTGAGAATATCGCCCACCCGGGCGAAGACCCCGAAGGTCTCGTTGTGCTTGAGCGTCAGGGTCTTGAAATCGACGCGGCCCGAGGTGGCGCGGATGTAGTACTCATCGATAACAGTGGTCGTCGTCTCGTTCATGGTATCATGCGATATACGCTATACGGGATGATCCGGTTTCCTGGTGCGTTTCCATCAATCTTTCATAGGCGGCGAGATAATCCAGGGCCATTCGCCGTGCCGAGAACCGCCTCTTGAACTCGCTGCGTACTCTGATCCTGTTCAGGGAGCCGGCCTTCCGCACCGCCTGCACCGCCCCCCGGATATCGTCGAAGATGAACCCGGTGAGCCCGTCCTCGACGATTTCGGGTATGCTCCCGCGCCTGCGCGCGATAACGGGAGTGCCGCATGCCAGCGCCTCGATCACGGCAAGGCCGAAGGGCTCGGGCCAGTCTATGGGGAAGAGGAAGGCGAGGGCATTGCCGAGGAGCTCCTGCTTCTCGCGCTCGCCGACCTCACCCAGGAACTCGATCAGGGGATGGTTCAGGAGGGGACGGATCGCCTCCTTGTAGTACGCTTCATCGGCCTTCCCCACCTTTGCCGCTATCTTCAGGGGAATATCGGCCTGCTTCGCAACTTCTACCGCGAGCTCCAGGCCCTTTTCCGGGGATATGCGTCCTATGAAGACGAGATAGGACCCGGGGCTCTCATTGAGCCGGTAGAGCCCGTTCGGCAGCCCGTGATAAACCGTAGCCTGCCAGTTTGCCCATGAGAGCGGCTTCCGCTGCGCATCGGAGATCGAGATGAGCGGAATATCGCTGAACTCCCGGTAGAGGGGAGCAAGATCGGGGATGTCGAGACGGCCGTGAAGCGTGGTGATAAAGGGAACGCCGATCCTCCGCGCAAGCGAAAAATGGAGATAGTCGGTATGGAAGTGGATGATATCGAAGGTCTCCGCTGCCTTGGCAACCTGTTCGAGCATGAGCATATGGTGGGATATCGGATCGATGCACCGCTGGTCTGTGCGCAGCGACGAGGAACAGATCGGGACCAGCTTCGCCCTTGTCCTCGAATCGCCGCTCGCAAACAGGGTTACTTTATGTCCGAGATCGACGAGCTCTTCGGTAAGATACGATACCACCCGCTCGGTCCCCCCGTAGCCCGAGGGCGGAACCGATTCGTAAAGAGGTGAAACCTGTGCAATCTTCATGGTTTTTTCCTCATTATGCAGTGACTGTTAGAGAGAGTTTATAGACGGTGGGGTGCTTACTAGAGATATAACACAGAAGGTACTTACAGTCAATTTACCGGGACCTGCGGGGTGTAATTAAAAGTGGTGGCAAGTAGCTGTATTCAAGTGTAAAAGGTTAGACTTATAGGAGAAAAAGTCCGCGACCGATAGTGTTATATTTTCGTTTATACTTCTCCGCTACTCGTAAAATATTCCCGCGACCATTTCCAGAAATATATTATAGTGATTATTCCAGTTTAAAAGCGTTATCACCGATCAATAGATCGGTTATTAGAGCCATCACCTGCCCACTTCCATTTCCCGCATGACCATTCAAAGATAGTTTTCGTCCTGACCCTGCTGCATCCTTTGCAGGCCGCCTCCCCTGCATGCATACACGCCCCTCTACACACCTGCCCTGACTGCCGGAAACGGAGCACGGTCCGAGGGCACCGTGTTCCACACCTCTATACTAAAGGGAGTCTTGAAGATAACCAACCGACTTTCAGGCGAAAGGAGAACCGCATGCCAGTAATCGGCTTCATCTGCCCAGACGGCCATCGCGTCACCTTTAAGGAGTGCTTCAACGAATGCCGGCTCTTCATAAGTCTCCCTGCCGGCCGGTGCAAGGCTCTCCCTTTATTGAGGAAAGCCTCCTGTCCACCCGGATGAGGCTCTCGTTCAGTATAGCGCTCGCAAACAATTTCCACCGGCGCATACTCCTCCAGGAGTTTGACGGCATTTGTACAAGCTTCTTGGATGGCCTTTTCCATACTCTCCCCGGTGGGGACATTGCCCACAGCGGAAAAATCGAGGTCTTCGGAGAAGCGGTAATCGCCGAAATAGCATTTCTTGAGAGCAGT is a genomic window of Nitrospirota bacterium containing:
- a CDS encoding TIGR02587 family membrane protein, producing the protein MSTNESPQKQDRSADSRFLIDLARAFGGALFFSLPMLMTMEMWWLGFYMDRLRLALLLFLAVPVLTILSYHAGFEETFRWQEDLQDAFVALAVGFASAAGILFLLDIVTADTSLDDAIGKVGIQAIPGSIGAMLARTQLGGGKAQPRERRESHRYLGELFLMGVGAVYLALNVAPTEEMLLLSYKMSGWHTVALALVSMLLLHAFVYAVEFRGHATVPEGTPLWSVFLRFTVVGYAVALLISLYLLWTFGRLEGTAVFETIEAVFVLGFPAALGAAVARLVL
- a CDS encoding alpha-amylase family glycosyl hydrolase, translated to MADKAPTAVTRPLPQGAVDHGGGTVTFVLYAPGKSSVRLVGSFNGWDREADPMEEAEEGLWWTEKQLSSGTYQYRYLVDSGLAICDPYARAAGRDPESGEPCSVLIAGQRPYRWQHATWDRPAFKDLIIYELNIRDFSPEGNFKGVVERFDYLEDLGITAIELMPVLTAEGGEGWGYDPTDFFAVNSAFGTADELRSLIDTAHSRGIGVVLDIVLAHTSRGHPFAKLYPLEESPWYGPGLGEPNHFGFPSLDYTKRATQEFARDVITYWLQEFRFDGLRFDYLYGIGAKDGCGIPFLARCGREADPEAWLIAEHSPERPRLIVESGFDGSWHVIARYALVALLRQGQLDEHNWNEFEKVTSYFDPRSTGYDTVWRAVNFLESHDEERIIHDTRVVGLTEEEAYRKAALGATVIMTLPGEPMLLNGQEWGEDTQKTLERNPLHWDKLETDAGRQLYEHVRALCRLRKESPALRSANYSVAARYSGQKTLVYRRWDDRGNDALVAVNFSPREQPVFIPFPRPGTWREALTGTGITTTGDVTTSLAPSSARVFIWERQGA
- a CDS encoding DUF3536 domain-containing protein, which encodes MMERYICIHGHFYQPPRENPWLETVEVQDSAYPYHDWNERITAECYAPNAASRLLDGEGRILGIVNNYSSISYNFGPTLLSWMEKSQPEAYQSIIESDRLSRERFSGHGSALAQCYNHMIMPLANTRDKRTQVIWGIRDFKRRFGRDPEGMWLPETAVDTETLDTLAEQGIAFTILAPRQAKEVRRLEKNAEWQSVEGGRIDPTTVYLCNLPSGRTIHLFFYDGPISQGIAFEGMLTSGEVFAGRLLSAFTDDGARDWPQLVHIATDGETYGHHHRFGDMALAFCIHHIESNDLATITTYGEFLASHPPTHEVRIFDNSSWSCIHGVERWRSDCGCNSGMHGGWHQKWRRPLREALDTVRDQLIPAYQHEAAKYLKDPWAARDDYIDVVLDRSVDNVERFLKAHASKELSAEEKRRVLKLLEAQRHAMLMYTSCGWFFDEISGIETVQVLAYAAKAIQRSEEVFSLSLEQQFVDALKLAPSNVLPSGAEVYERYVKPAKIDLFRIAAHYAISSLFEEYPESMCIFNHTVDTGNYEKVKTGKFTLAAGKAHIRSDYTWDEDTVTFAVLHLGDHNVNGGVRSFRGPDAFAAMQQEVRAAFERGDATEVIQLMDSHFGVNNFSLWHLFRDEQRKVIDNILEATHSGIEASYRQIYELNSPVMNFLSATNIPLPAPIVLASGYIVNLDMKRLFKTGEIDLEKLDRLIQESQRWSLTLDKPGIAYTVSAWANTLMDTVSQDAENLDHFDKAIKALRAIEPLDLDLTLWKAQNTFYGLKEALLGAMQERAKGGDEAAERWIERFCELSSHLRVMCTLEKAEPSPTPAIA
- a CDS encoding DUF3536 domain-containing protein, whose product is MERYLCIHGHFYQPPRENPWLETVEVQDSAYPYHDWNERITAECYRPNAAARLMNKAGKIAGIFNNYAHMSFNFGPTLLSWMEENEPGTYELIIAADKLSRERFSGHGSALAQIYNHVIMPLAAPRDKRTQVVWGVEDFRKRFGRDPEGMWLPECAADSETLDILAEHGIAFTILAPWQGTHIRRIGGAAEWQEVEWGAIDTTIPYRCTLPSGRSITLFFYEGSTAYAIAGAGLLKRSDAGDAFVERLTGIFKPGSAPVQLAHIANDGESYGHHHKFGDMALAYCLHTIESKGLAKLTNYAEFLEKHPPTHEVRLRENSSWSCVHGVERWRSDCGCNSGQFPRWHQKWRRPLRDALDELRDELIPAYEHDMRDYVRDPWAMRDAYIGCILDRSRENVDRFISRHALWALSAEETTRVLKLLELQRHAMAMYTSCGWFYDEVSGLETVQVMKYAARAMQRAAELFGYSLEPNFITDLEKAPSNYDAHAAESYERLVVPSKVDLSRVTAHYAIASLFKEAPEHMKIYNFTLESAPYRRMKSGKFTLATGIVHTAADFTRERATKCFAVLHFGDHSFKTGIRDFSAGDGFAAISGSIIAAFERGAATEVMRIIEKHFGATNYSLAHLFRDEQRKIIDHILESTHTGIEAEFREIYERSSPVMNFLSALEIALPPVMRVAAEHIINVDMKRGLSAEAVDTERLDRLIKESRRWGIPLDTEALSYLVPRWLHAAMERIVRDCGRNGDGREGAILENASAVAGLVAPLDLAMNLWLPQNSYFLLRETFYPGIRKKAAEGDPAARRSAEAFGRLGSYLNIDVS
- a CDS encoding amylo-alpha-1,6-glucosidase, translating into MNETTTTVIDEYYIRATSGRVDFKTLTLKHNETFGVFARVGDILKLGMEEQGLYHKGTRYLSRWELLLEGRRPLFLSSGIRKDNHILSADLTNPDIVLDSLMIPRDTIHLHRSKFLWDGNCFENIYFINFGLDPMTVRVNLVFEADFEDIFEVRGIKRLQRGELLPPRMGRQDITLSYRGLDDRTRTTRIAFSVPPVAIDSTTATFELRLIPKCRELLQVTHQFDRTEELYWKHALTLTDERYKMLNERACRVCTANEQFNAWFSTSLDDIHMMLTDTQQGIYPYAGVPWFNAAFGRDGIITALQTLWFEPQVARDVLLYLASNQAETFEPENDAEPGKIIHEVRFGEMAALGEIPFGRYYGSVDSTPLFVMLAGAYYRRTGDLELVRKIWPHIKNALRWINEHGDVDGDGFVEYGRRTERGLANQGWKDSSDSVFHADGRLAEGPIALCEVQGYVYAAKNEASMLATLLGDEGLSRALATDAEILRERFERAFWLDDLGIYAIALDGRKQPCRVRTSNAGHCIFTGIASDERVYRLADILLSDDFFSGWGIRTAASTEAKYNPMSYHNGSIWPHDNALIAMGFARYGLMDALLKIFNSLFDASKYFDQRRLPELFCGFHRRPEDGPTLYPVACMPQAWAAGTVFMLLQACLGLSLEQPDRVIFRHPTLPEFLQEVRLTGLSINSGSLDVVLRRHRFNVSVEIVRKTGDVEVLVIK
- a CDS encoding glycosyltransferase family 4 protein; translation: MKIAQVSPLYESVPPSGYGGTERVVSYLTEELVDLGHKVTLFASGDSRTRAKLVPICSSSLRTDQRCIDPISHHMLMLEQVAKAAETFDIIHFHTDYLHFSLARRIGVPFITTLHGRLDIPDLAPLYREFSDIPLISISDAQRKPLSWANWQATVYHGLPNGLYRLNESPGSYLVFIGRISPEKGLELAVEVAKQADIPLKIAAKVGKADEAYYKEAIRPLLNHPLIEFLGEVGEREKQELLGNALAFLFPIDWPEPFGLAVIEALACGTPVIARRRGSIPEIVEDGLTGFIFDDIRGAVQAVRKAGSLNRIRVRSEFKRRFSARRMALDYLAAYERLMETHQETGSSRIAYIA